AACCGGACCAGGCCGCCCTGACCGCCGCGGCCGGCGCCAGAAACGTCCCCGTGCTCGGCATCACCGGCACCGGCGGCTCCGGCAAGTCCTCGCTCACCGACGAACTGGTCCGCCGGTTCCGCACCGACCAGCAGGACAAGCTCCGCATCGCGGTCCTGGCCGTGGACCCCACGAGACGACGCGGCGGCGGCGCCCTGCTCGGCGACCGGATCCGGCAGAACGCCCTGGACGGCGAGCACGTCTTCTTCCGCTCGCTGGCCACCCGCGGCGCCCGCGAACTGCCCGACGGCATCGAGGCCATCATCACCACCGCGAAGGCCGCTGGATACGACCTGGTCATCCTGGAGACGCCCGGCATCGGCCAGGGCGACGCCGGCGTGGTCCCGCTGGCCGACGTGTCCCTGTACGTGATGACCCCGGAGTTCGGCGCCGCCTCCCAGCTGGAAAAGATCGACATGCTCGACTTCGCCGGCGCGGTCGCGATCAACAAGTTCGAACGGCGAGGCGGCGAGGACGCGCTCCGGGACGTTCGTCGGCAACTGGCTCGCACCGACAACTTCCCGGGAGTCGCGCGCGACGACCTGCCCGTGTTCGGCACGATCGCTTCGAGGTTCAACGACGACGGGGTCACCGCCCTCTACCGTTACCTTCTCGACCGGCTGGCGGATCTCGGGCTTCGGGTCAGCGCCGGCGTGCTCAGTTCAGACCCCGGGGCGCCCGCTCGTGTCTCCTCGAAGATCCACGCGGTGGTTCCGGCCTCGAAGTCTCGTTACCTCGCCGAGGTGGCGGAGACGGTTCGCGACTACCGGCAAGAGACCAAGCTGGAAGTAGAGCGTGCCCGCCGTCGTCAGCAGCTGACTTCCGCGGCTGAAGCCCTAGAAGGTGCCGGTCATGGCCAGGCGGCTGATCAGGCACGAGCCCTCGCCGGCGATGCCGAGAGAGAGCTCAGCGACGAGAGCAGGACCCTGCTCGAGGATTGGCCGTCAACCGTGGAGTTGTACGACTCCGACGATCATCGGCGGGAATCGCTGTCCGGGACGCTTGTGTCCCGAGTCGCGTTGCCGCGCTTCGAAGACGATGGAGCGTTGCTCCGGTGGTTGCGTCTCGAGCACCTTCCGGGCCGTTTCCCCTATACCGCCGGTGTCTTTCCGTTGAAGCGTGACACCGAGGACCCTGCCAGGATGTTCGCCGGCGAAGGCGACGCCTTCCGTACCAACCGCCGTTTCAGGCTGCTTTCCGAAGGACAGCCGGCGACGAGGCTCTCGACTGCGTTCGACTCGGTGACCCTTTACGGATTCGACCCCGATCTGCGCCCTGACATCTACGGCAAGGTCGGCAACTCGGGGGTCTCGATCGCGACGCTCGACGACATGAAGGTGCTCTACAGCGGATTCGATCTTTGCGACCCGCGGACGTCCGTCTCGATGACGATCAACGGACCCGCCCCCACGATCCTCGCGATGTTCCTCAACACCGCCATCGATGACCAACTCGCGCGCCATCCAGAGGACGATCCGGACGAGGTTCGGGCGAGAACCTTGCGCACGATACGAGGAACCGTCCAAGCCGACATCCTCAAGGAGGACCAAGGGCAGAACACGTGCATCTTCTCCACGGAGTTCTCCTTGCGGATGATGTCCGACATCCAGGAGTGGTTCATCGAGAACCAGGTCCGCAACTTCTACTCAGTGTCCATCTCCGGCTACCACATCGCCGAGGCGGGGGCGAACCCGATTAGTCAGCTCGCGTTCACCCTGGCCAACGGGTTCACCTATGTCGAGTCGTATATGTCCAGAGGGATGAACGTCGACGACTTCGCGCCGAACTTCTCCTTCTTCTTCTCGAACGGGATGGACCCGGAGTACACGGTCATCGGCCGGGTAGCCCGGCGGATCTGGTCGGTTGCCATGCGAGACAGGTATGGAGCCAACGCTCGATCGCAGAAGCTGAAGTACCACATCCAGACGTCCGGGCGCTCGTTGCACGCGCAGGAAATGGCGTTCAACGACATCCGCACGACCTTGCAAGCTCTGTGCGCCATTTACGACAACGCCAACAGCCTTCACACGAACGCCTTCGATGAAGCCGTGACCACCCCGACCGCGGACTCGGTCCGAAGGGCGCTTGCCATCCAGATGATCATCAACGAGGAGTGGGGGCTTGCCGTCAACGAGAACCCTCTGCAGGGAAGCTTCATCGTCGAGGAGCTGACCGATCTCGTCGAAGAGGCGGTTCTGGCAGAGATGGAGCGGATCAGCGAACGCGGGGGAGTACTCGGTGCGATGGAGACCGGCTACCAGCGCGGGCGGATTCAGGACGAGTCGATGCTGTACGAGCAGAGAAAGCACGATGGGTCGCTGCCGATCGTCGGGGTCAATATCTTCCGCAACCCCGCCGGCGACGCAGTTGCGGACCAACTAGAGCTCGCTCGCTCGACCGAGGAGGAAAAAGAGAGCCAGCTACAACGGCTTGCGGCCTTCAAGGAGGCCCACGCGTCGGAGCGGCCAGAAATGCTGGTTCGACTGCAGGAGACCGCTGTCAACGGGGGGAACGTTTTCGCGGTCCTCATGGATGCAGTGCGCGCCTGCAGCCTCGGCGAGATCACCCAGGCCTTGTTCGAAGTCGGCGGGCGCTACCGGCGCAACGTGTAGGCGGCGTCGCGCTCGCTGGAGCGGTGGTGCGCAGCCGCCGGACTTCTGGGAGTGACTTTTGCGCTTGGGTGTGGATTTAGACCCACCTGAGGTCTAAAGCCATGCCCAAAATCACGTGCGGGCGCCCAATAAGGGGCCTCGTCGCCGGGGGGGTTGGGGCCCCGTTCGGGCAGGTGTTACGGCGCGACGGACATGAAGTCGGTGAAACCGGTCGGGTCGTGCCGCCCTATCGAAGCGTGCTCGAACAGTCCTAGGCCCGGCTCGCCCTCGCACATGGCGCTGGCGGCGTGGTCGATGACTCCCCAGGGGACTCGGCCGGCGATCTCGGGATCGGCGTAGTCGTAGGTCCTGAAATCGACCCACCCCGGCCCCTTCCACTGGCCGTGTGACCACTCTGGGTCGGCACCGTATCCGCTGCCGACGTGGAGCGCCTGGAAGGTCATTGTCTCAACTTCCACCACCAGCGGCCGGCCGTTGGGGGTGGTCAGATGGATGGCCGCCTTTTCGGGATGGCGGGTGCCGCTCCTGTACTGAAACTCGACCCGCGGCCAGCCGAGTTGCTCGACCGTCCCGTCGGCGAATACCCGGCGGGCGTCGTTGAGCGTCCTGTAACCGTCCGGCTGCTCCTGAAGGATCACCATGAGCGCGAAGGTCTCGAATCTCATGGGGACATACAGCCACCAGAAACCCTGGTTCGGGTTGTCTGCCTCGCGCCCGGGGGGGTCGGCATCGCCGGTCGGCCTGATTCCCCAGGACCGGTCCCGGGATCCGAGCCACCTGGACGGGTCAACCTCGATACTTTCGCCCTCGACCTCTATCGACCCCGACCAGCTCCCGAGCTGGGCGAAGCGCTGGGCGTCGAGTATCGGCCGCTGGCGACCGTTGAGCAGGAGATGCGGCTCTTCGAGGATCGACGGGAACGATCCGTCCCAGGTCAGGTCGGCGCTGAGCCGCTCGTGCTCGCAGACCAGCCGCACCTTGTGGAGGGGTTCTCGAATCTCGAGCCGCCAGCCCCCGACGTGGGGAGACAGCTCGCGGTGGTCGATTGCGTCGGAGAACCGGACGGTCCACTGCCGGTCACCTCTGCGAAGCGAGAAGAACGCGTCCTTCACGCCGACGTTGGGGTAGTAGCCACCGCCGCTGATCAGGAGGTTCTGCCCGGACTGATCGAAGGCGTTGAAATAGTTCCGGTCGTAGAAGTTCCGGTCGCTGGTGGCAACCCGCGACATCGAGAGGGGGCTTTGGTGGATGGGGTACTCGTCCAGCGGATCAGGTAGCACGCCGTGACGATAGCCAGCCGCGTCCCGCCCGGGCCGGGGCCCGGGTCCGCCAGCCGGCACGCCCGCGAGCACAACGCGGCCGAAAACCTGACGCGGCCGAAAACCTGACTTGGCCGAAAACCTGACTTGGTTGGTAATAAATCTCCGGCATCTGGGACAATGGGGCGGTGACCGTCACCTACGAGCTGTCGCACCTGCGCGCCCTCGAGGCGGAGGCAGTCCACATCATCCGCGAGGTGGCGGCGACGTTCGAGCGCCCGGTGCTGCTGTTTTCCGGCGGCAAGGACTCGGTCGTGATGCTCCACGTGGCGGCCAAGGCGTTCTGGCCGGCACCATTGCCGTTTCCGGTCATGCACGTCGATACGGGACACAATCTTGACGAGGTCATCGAGTTCCGGGACCGGATAGTCGAGAGAATGGGCTTGCGCCTGATCGTGGCGAGCGTCCAGGACGACATTGATGCCGGCCGGGTCGTCGAGGACGAAGGACCTCGGGCGAGCCGCAACCGGCTGCAGACCAACACGTTGCTGAGAGCCATCAACGAGGGGCGCTTCGACGCGGTATTCGGCGGCGCACGCCGTGACGAGGAGAAGGCTCGTGCCAAAGAGCGCGTCTTTAGCTTTCGGGATGGTTTCGGGCAGTGGGATCCTCGACGCCAGCGCCCCGAGCTTTGGAACCTCTACAACGGCGCACACAAGAGGGGTGAGCACATCCGCGTATTCCCCCTCTCGAACTGGACGGAGCTCGACATCTGGCAGTACATCCTCGAGGAGCAGGTGGAGCTGTCCTCGCTCTACTACGCGCACAGGCGCGAGGTGTTCGAACGTGACGGGATGCTGTTGTCAATGTCTCGGTTCGTGACATTGATGGAAGGCGAGGAGCCCTTTGAGGCGACCGTGCGATTCCGCACGATCGGAGACGCAACCTGCACCGGATGCGTCGAATCCCTCGCAGCCAGCGCGGAGGAGGTAGTCACGGAGGTCGCCGCCTCGAGGCTGACCGAACGCGGCGCGACGCGTGCGGATGATCGCATCTCCGAGGCCGGGATGGAGGATCGCAAGAAGGAGGGCTACTTCTAGTGTCGGAGCTGCTTCGCCTGGCCACGGCCGGCAGCGTCGATGACGGGAAGTCCACTCTGATCGGCCGGCTTTTGTACGACTCCAAGGCGATCTTCGTCGACCAGCTCGAGGCTGTCGAGAGAACCAGCCGTGACCGGGGAGACGAGTATGTCAACCTCGCACTCCTCACGGACGGGCTTAGGGCGGAGCGCGAACAGGGCATCACCATCGATGTCGCGTATCGCTACTTCTCAACGCCTAAGCGGAAGTTCATCATCGCCGACACGCCGGGTCACATCCAGTACACCCGCAACATGGTCACTGGAGCGTCGACAGCCGATCTGGCACTGGTCCTGATCGACGCGCGAAACGGTGTCCTAGAGCAATCACGCCGGCACGCGTTCATCGCCTCCCTGCTGGGGATCCCGCACTTGGTGGTGTGCGTGAACAAGATGGACTTGGTCGACTGGTCCGAGGACCGGTTCGAGGAGATCCGCGACGAGTTCCGGACCTTCGCAATGAAGCTCGAGGTGCACGACCTCGCGTTCATCCCGGTGTCCGCCCTCCATGGCGACAACATCGTCACGCGCAGCGCCACCATGGACTGGTACGAGGGACCGGCGCTTCTGCACCACCTCGAAGAGGTGTACATCGCGTCGGACCGTAACCTGATTGACGCTCGTTTCCCCGTGCAGTACGTCATCCGGCCCCAGTCCGGCACCGACGCCGACCTGCACGATTACCGGGGGTACGCCGGCACGGTTGCCGGCGGGGTCTTCAAGCCCGGCGACGAGGTGGTGATCCTGCCTTCGGGGTTCACATCCCGTGTCACCGCGGTACGCGGTCCCGGTGGGGAGGAGCGTCCGGAGGCGTTCCCTCCTGAAGCGGTGACGATCCAGCTTGCGGACGACATTGACGTAGGGCGGGGAGACATGATCTGCCGCCCACATAACCGCCCGATCGTCAGTTCCGATATCGACGCGATGGTCTGCTGGTTCTCGGACACGTCGTCGCTTGGCGTCGGCTCGAGGTACATCGTTCGGCACACGACGCGCCAGGCTCCAGTCAGAGTCGAGCACCTCGACTACCGCCTCGACGTGAACACTCTGCACCGCGACTCGACCGCCAGCAGTCTTGAGCTGAACGAGATCGGTCGCATTCGGCTAAGGGTCCAAACCCCACTTATGTTCGACCCGTACCGGCGTAACCGCGCGACGGGCAGCTTTATCCTCGTCGACCCGGCGACGAACGAGACCGTCGCCGCCGGGATGATCCTGGGGGCGGAGCAGGCCAACCTGGACAGCAACGTCGTCTGGCATGCCAACGCGGTGTCGCGTGGCGAACGGGGTTCGAACGGGATGACCGTGTGGTTCACCGGCCTGTCGGGGTCCGGCAAGTCGACGGTGGCGGTCGAGTTCGAACGAAGGCTCGTCGCGCTCGGAAGGCCGGCATACCTGCTCGACGGCGACAACCTCCGGCACGGGCTCAACTCAAACCTCGGATTCAGCGCGGAAGACAGGGCGGAGAACGTCCGCCGTGTCGGCGAGGTCGCCAAGCTCTTTGCCGACGCGGGTTTGGTCGCGGTCGTCTCGTTGGTGAGCCCGTATCGAGCGGACCGTGACCAGGTGCGTCGAGCGCACCTCGAAGCCGGACTCCGCTTCGTCGAGATCTTCATGGATACCCCGATCGAGGTGTGCGAGCAACGTGACCCCAAGGGGCTCTACGCAAAGGCCCGAGCCGGCGAGATAACCGGATTCACGGGTGTGGATGATCCGTACGAACCACCCGAGCAGGCAGACCTCGTCCTGAGGCCGGGCCACGGAAGCCCGAGCGCAATGGCCGATTGGGTGCTGTCGGAACTCGGTCTGTGACCGTTCCCGACGTCGACTCCTCCGACGATGCAGTGCTCGCCGGGCAGCTGGCCGATCGAGCAGGTCGATTACTTCTCGAGGTCAGAGGCTCCTGGAGCGGCCCGGATCCCAAGGAGCTCGGACGGACCGGTGACCGCGAGTCGAACAAGCTGATCCTCGCTGAACTCGCTCGGATCCGGCCGGCGGATGCGATCCTGTCGGAGGAGTCGGCGGACGATTCCGGCCGGATTACGTCCGAAAGGGTTTGGATAATCGACCCGTTGGACGGCACCCGAGAGTTCACCATGCCGGGGCGCACCGACTGGGCCGTTCACGTCGCTCTGTGGGAGGCCAAGAAGGGCATCACGGCCGCGGCGGTAGCGACACCAGCGTTGAACAACCAGGTCTACGTGAGCGGGGTCGCCCATGCTCAAACCGTACGTCCCGAGCGGGCAGGTCCGTTGATCCTGGTGAGCGACAGCCGCCCTCCGGCATTCGCCGGCAAGGTTGCCGCGACGATCGGCGGACAGGTGACGCCGATGGGATCTGCGGGCGCCAAGGCGATGGCGGTCCTACGGGGCGACGCCGACGCGTACGTTCATGCAGGCGGTCAGTGGGAGTGGGACTCTGCGGCCCCCGTCGGCGTGCTCCTGGCCGCCGGGATGCACGCTTCGAGACTCGACGGCTCTCCCTTGCTGTACAACCAACCGCATCCGTATCTACCCGACCTTGTGATGTGCCGAGCCGACTTGGCGCCGGCACTGTTAGAGGCTCTGGAAGACGAGTTGGCGTAGGCAAACCCCGAGGGCCTACAAATCCGCAGGTCGCTGCGGTGACAACGCTGCCGTGACGGGTAGTAGAGAAGTATGCGATTTCAGCTTTGGCACGTTCCCTTACGCTTGGCGACCGGGGCGTACATCCTCAACTCCGGCGTCAACAAATGGAATGCCGACGACGAAGAGGTGCACAAGGGCATCCATTGGATGGCGTCTACGGCGTATCCCCAGGTCGAGCCGGTCGATCCCAAGACCTTTACCAAGGCGCTCGCGGGCGCCGAGATCGCTCTCGGGACCGCGCTTCTGACGCCCGTGATCAGCCCTGGCCTGGCGGGCGCTGCCCTGACGGCATTCTCTGGAGGGCTTGTGGGCCTCTACGCGAGAACTCCATCGATGCGGGAAGACGGCAGCCTCAGGCCAAGTCATAGCGGTTCGGCCGTTGCGAAGGATGTGTGGCTGTTGGGTATCGGTCTGGCGCTTGTGATCGATGCCGCAACATCCCGAGCAAGGAAGTTGCTCCCGCGGAGA
The sequence above is a segment of the Acidimicrobiales bacterium genome. Coding sequences within it:
- the icmF gene encoding fused isobutyryl-CoA mutase/GTPase IcmF, which gives rise to PDQAALTAAAGARNVPVLGITGTGGSGKSSLTDELVRRFRTDQQDKLRIAVLAVDPTRRRGGGALLGDRIRQNALDGEHVFFRSLATRGARELPDGIEAIITTAKAAGYDLVILETPGIGQGDAGVVPLADVSLYVMTPEFGAASQLEKIDMLDFAGAVAINKFERRGGEDALRDVRRQLARTDNFPGVARDDLPVFGTIASRFNDDGVTALYRYLLDRLADLGLRVSAGVLSSDPGAPARVSSKIHAVVPASKSRYLAEVAETVRDYRQETKLEVERARRRQQLTSAAEALEGAGHGQAADQARALAGDAERELSDESRTLLEDWPSTVELYDSDDHRRESLSGTLVSRVALPRFEDDGALLRWLRLEHLPGRFPYTAGVFPLKRDTEDPARMFAGEGDAFRTNRRFRLLSEGQPATRLSTAFDSVTLYGFDPDLRPDIYGKVGNSGVSIATLDDMKVLYSGFDLCDPRTSVSMTINGPAPTILAMFLNTAIDDQLARHPEDDPDEVRARTLRTIRGTVQADILKEDQGQNTCIFSTEFSLRMMSDIQEWFIENQVRNFYSVSISGYHIAEAGANPISQLAFTLANGFTYVESYMSRGMNVDDFAPNFSFFFSNGMDPEYTVIGRVARRIWSVAMRDRYGANARSQKLKYHIQTSGRSLHAQEMAFNDIRTTLQALCAIYDNANSLHTNAFDEAVTTPTADSVRRALAIQMIINEEWGLAVNENPLQGSFIVEELTDLVEEAVLAEMERISERGGVLGAMETGYQRGRIQDESMLYEQRKHDGSLPIVGVNIFRNPAGDAVADQLELARSTEEEKESQLQRLAAFKEAHASERPEMLVRLQETAVNGGNVFAVLMDAVRACSLGEITQALFEVGGRYRRNV
- the cysD gene encoding sulfate adenylyltransferase subunit CysD, whose product is MTVTYELSHLRALEAEAVHIIREVAATFERPVLLFSGGKDSVVMLHVAAKAFWPAPLPFPVMHVDTGHNLDEVIEFRDRIVERMGLRLIVASVQDDIDAGRVVEDEGPRASRNRLQTNTLLRAINEGRFDAVFGGARRDEEKARAKERVFSFRDGFGQWDPRRQRPELWNLYNGAHKRGEHIRVFPLSNWTELDIWQYILEEQVELSSLYYAHRREVFERDGMLLSMSRFVTLMEGEEPFEATVRFRTIGDATCTGCVESLAASAEEVVTEVAASRLTERGATRADDRISEAGMEDRKKEGYF
- the cysC gene encoding adenylyl-sulfate kinase — its product is MSELLRLATAGSVDDGKSTLIGRLLYDSKAIFVDQLEAVERTSRDRGDEYVNLALLTDGLRAEREQGITIDVAYRYFSTPKRKFIIADTPGHIQYTRNMVTGASTADLALVLIDARNGVLEQSRRHAFIASLLGIPHLVVCVNKMDLVDWSEDRFEEIRDEFRTFAMKLEVHDLAFIPVSALHGDNIVTRSATMDWYEGPALLHHLEEVYIASDRNLIDARFPVQYVIRPQSGTDADLHDYRGYAGTVAGGVFKPGDEVVILPSGFTSRVTAVRGPGGEERPEAFPPEAVTIQLADDIDVGRGDMICRPHNRPIVSSDIDAMVCWFSDTSSLGVGSRYIVRHTTRQAPVRVEHLDYRLDVNTLHRDSTASSLELNEIGRIRLRVQTPLMFDPYRRNRATGSFILVDPATNETVAAGMILGAEQANLDSNVVWHANAVSRGERGSNGMTVWFTGLSGSGKSTVAVEFERRLVALGRPAYLLDGDNLRHGLNSNLGFSAEDRAENVRRVGEVAKLFADAGLVAVVSLVSPYRADRDQVRRAHLEAGLRFVEIFMDTPIEVCEQRDPKGLYAKARAGEITGFTGVDDPYEPPEQADLVLRPGHGSPSAMADWVLSELGL
- a CDS encoding 3'(2'),5'-bisphosphate nucleotidase CysQ → MTVPDVDSSDDAVLAGQLADRAGRLLLEVRGSWSGPDPKELGRTGDRESNKLILAELARIRPADAILSEESADDSGRITSERVWIIDPLDGTREFTMPGRTDWAVHVALWEAKKGITAAAVATPALNNQVYVSGVAHAQTVRPERAGPLILVSDSRPPAFAGKVAATIGGQVTPMGSAGAKAMAVLRGDADAYVHAGGQWEWDSAAPVGVLLAAGMHASRLDGSPLLYNQPHPYLPDLVMCRADLAPALLEALEDELA